In one Dehalogenimonas formicexedens genomic region, the following are encoded:
- the ade gene encoding adenine deaminase produces MPDNLLRTIKVARGAEPADLLFKNARIVNVFTGEIESGSVAVSDGVIAGIGHYTAAKEVIDLGGKFLVPGLIDGHTHVESSMLDIGEYARAVVARGTTSVITDLHELTNVVGTEGVEYVLKSVKTLPIDLHVMAPSCVPATHLETSGATVTSKDISRLLKKDGVIGLGEMMNFPGVIFGDESVLGKIKASYGKVLDGHAPFLTGRDLNAYISAGIGSDHESTRLDEAREKLARGLHIMIREGSTEKNLAELLPLVTDKTYKRCMFVVDDRSCSDLRRDGDIDAVVRRAIALGLDPVRAIQLATINPAEYFGLRQTGAIAPGYAANMLIVGNLETLEITGVYFRGKLVAKEGTALFKPRHRSSSRLQKSMNVGPFTIADLAVDLSHETVPVIGIIPGQIVTRYLSEPVKCVPDFERDILKIVVVERHKGTGKIGKGLVKGFGMARGAIASSVAHDSHNIICVGASDEDIFAGVKAVIEMGGGLVTVAGGKVVARLPLPVAGLMSSEPLDSVIERFESVEAAAQDIGVRLQAPFAALSFLALPVIPELKLTDLGLVDVNAFKLI; encoded by the coding sequence ATGCCGGACAACTTGCTTCGGACGATTAAGGTTGCCCGTGGCGCCGAACCCGCCGACCTCCTGTTCAAGAACGCCAGGATCGTAAACGTCTTCACCGGCGAAATCGAAAGCGGATCGGTTGCTGTCAGCGACGGCGTAATCGCCGGCATAGGCCACTACACCGCTGCCAAAGAAGTAATCGATCTCGGGGGTAAGTTCCTCGTTCCGGGACTCATTGACGGACACACTCACGTAGAAAGCTCCATGTTGGACATCGGCGAATACGCGCGCGCTGTCGTCGCCCGCGGCACCACTTCCGTAATCACTGATCTTCATGAACTCACTAACGTGGTTGGCACCGAAGGAGTTGAATACGTCCTGAAATCCGTCAAAACTTTGCCTATCGATCTCCACGTCATGGCGCCTTCATGCGTTCCCGCCACCCACCTGGAAACCTCTGGGGCGACTGTCACCTCAAAAGATATCTCCAGGCTCTTGAAGAAAGACGGCGTCATCGGCCTGGGCGAGATGATGAACTTCCCGGGGGTCATTTTCGGAGATGAAAGCGTTCTCGGCAAGATCAAAGCGTCATACGGCAAGGTCCTCGACGGCCACGCTCCCTTCCTCACTGGTCGAGACCTCAACGCCTACATCTCTGCCGGCATCGGCTCCGATCACGAATCGACCCGGCTCGACGAAGCCCGTGAGAAACTCGCCCGCGGCCTTCACATCATGATCCGCGAGGGTTCTACAGAGAAGAATTTAGCCGAACTATTGCCGCTGGTTACCGATAAGACCTACAAGCGTTGCATGTTCGTCGTGGATGACCGGAGTTGTTCCGATCTCAGGCGCGACGGAGACATCGACGCGGTGGTCCGTAGAGCCATCGCTCTCGGTCTTGATCCGGTGCGCGCCATCCAACTGGCAACGATCAACCCCGCTGAATATTTTGGTTTGCGCCAGACTGGAGCCATAGCGCCCGGTTACGCCGCCAATATGTTAATTGTTGGCAACCTTGAGACGCTTGAGATCACTGGCGTATATTTCAGAGGCAAGCTCGTTGCCAAAGAGGGCACGGCGTTGTTCAAGCCCCGCCACCGATCGTCCTCCCGGCTTCAAAAGAGCATGAATGTCGGACCGTTCACCATTGCCGATCTTGCCGTCGATCTCAGTCATGAAACAGTGCCCGTGATTGGAATCATTCCCGGCCAGATCGTCACCCGGTATCTTAGCGAACCGGTCAAGTGCGTTCCGGATTTCGAACGCGATATCCTCAAAATTGTTGTCGTCGAGCGTCACAAGGGCACCGGCAAAATCGGCAAAGGTTTAGTCAAGGGCTTCGGCATGGCCAGGGGCGCTATCGCCTCTTCGGTTGCCCATGACTCACATAACATCATCTGTGTCGGGGCCTCCGACGAGGACATCTTCGCGGGAGTTAAGGCTGTTATCGAAATGGGCGGCGGGCTGGTAACCGTTGCCGGAGGCAAAGTTGTTGCCAGGCTGCCTTTGCCGGTGGCCGGATTGATGTCTTCGGAACCTCTTGATTCGGTGATCGAGCGTTTCGAATCGGTCGAAGCGGCGGCACAGGACATAGGCGTCAGGCTCCAGGCGCCTTTCGCCGCATTATCATTCCTCGCCCTGCCCGTTATCCCAGAACTCAAGCTGACCGACCTGGGATTGGTCGACGTCAATGCCTTTAAACTGATCTAG
- the panB gene encoding 3-methyl-2-oxobutanoate hydroxymethyltransferase: MKTTIQQIKEFKLRGEKFAMLTAYDYPTAQIIDRCGIPVILVGDSLGNVVLGYDSTIPVTMDDMIHHTKAVVRGSNNALVVGDMPFMTYQINVEETLRNASRFIQEAGAQAVKLEGGVTVADKVKKLVECGIPVMGHIGLTPQSINQLSGHKVQGRSLDAARKLIADARALEEAGAFAVVLETIPAELSAFITSKIGIPTIGIGAGPACDGQVQVISDLLGLFTDFVPKHAGQYAKLAGLMAEGITGYAKDVSKGEFPTAQQSFTMDSSVLDTLKQENEAA, from the coding sequence ATGAAAACCACAATCCAGCAGATCAAGGAATTCAAGCTCAGGGGCGAAAAATTCGCCATGCTCACCGCTTATGACTACCCGACGGCGCAGATCATCGATCGGTGTGGGATACCAGTCATCCTGGTCGGGGATAGCCTGGGAAACGTGGTGCTTGGGTATGATTCGACCATCCCGGTAACCATGGATGACATGATCCACCACACCAAAGCTGTCGTTAGAGGATCGAATAATGCCCTTGTTGTCGGCGACATGCCTTTCATGACTTACCAGATAAACGTGGAGGAAACCCTTCGGAATGCCTCGCGGTTTATACAGGAAGCCGGGGCACAAGCTGTGAAACTGGAAGGCGGGGTGACCGTAGCAGACAAAGTAAAGAAACTCGTCGAATGCGGCATTCCCGTCATGGGACATATCGGACTGACGCCCCAATCTATCAATCAATTGAGCGGTCATAAAGTCCAGGGGCGCAGCCTCGACGCTGCGCGGAAGCTAATCGCCGATGCCAGGGCTCTTGAAGAAGCCGGGGCGTTTGCGGTGGTCCTCGAGACGATCCCCGCCGAACTTTCGGCGTTTATTACCTCTAAGATCGGCATACCGACGATCGGAATCGGAGCCGGACCTGCCTGTGACGGCCAGGTACAGGTCATTTCTGATTTGCTGGGATTGTTCACTGATTTTGTACCCAAACACGCCGGACAGTATGCCAAACTTGCCGGTCTGATGGCTGAGGGAATTACAGGCTATGCCAAGGATGTGAGTAAAGGCGAATTCCCGACCGCCCAACAAAGTTTCACAATGGACAGTTCGGTTTTGGACACACTGAAACAAGAAAATGAAGCTGCTTAA
- a CDS encoding phosphoribosyltransferase, giving the protein MVYRQPNPSPLFENRFDAGRQLAENLSTFRNEPVIVLAIPNGGLPVGLQVALALGAELDVVVARKLPIPLRPEGGFGAVADDGTTVLNHELVRSLGLTQPQITYQTAKVRKDIRQRSLAYRNNRPLSVVTGKTAIIVDDGLASGYTMMAAIESVRRRRPARIIAAVPVASELAVRTVSKVADRVITAHTTLVPKFYVSYFYRFWNDMPEEEAIKCLREWETRRFKTTPKG; this is encoded by the coding sequence ATGGTCTACCGCCAACCCAATCCCTCCCCCCTTTTTGAAAACCGTTTCGATGCCGGGCGCCAATTGGCGGAGAACCTTTCAACGTTTAGAAACGAGCCAGTCATTGTCCTTGCCATACCCAACGGCGGCTTGCCGGTAGGGCTTCAGGTCGCATTAGCTCTTGGCGCTGAACTTGACGTGGTCGTCGCCCGAAAACTTCCCATCCCTTTGCGTCCGGAAGGCGGCTTTGGAGCCGTCGCCGATGACGGCACGACCGTCCTTAACCACGAACTTGTCAGGTCGCTGGGTTTGACCCAGCCGCAGATAACCTATCAAACCGCCAAAGTCAGGAAGGATATCCGGCAGCGCAGCCTGGCTTATCGTAACAACCGGCCCTTATCGGTTGTGACGGGAAAGACGGCGATAATCGTGGATGACGGCCTGGCTTCAGGGTACACCATGATGGCCGCAATCGAATCGGTCCGGCGGCGGCGTCCGGCGCGTATCATCGCCGCGGTACCCGTGGCGTCAGAACTGGCGGTCCGTACCGTTTCCAAAGTTGCTGACCGCGTGATAACCGCCCACACCACCCTCGTCCCCAAGTTCTATGTTTCCTACTTTTATCGCTTCTGGAACGATATGCCGGAGGAAGAGGCGATCAAGTGTCTGCGAGAGTGGGAAACCAGAAGGTTCAAAACGACGCCCAAAGGTTAA
- the panC gene encoding pantoate--beta-alanine ligase — protein sequence MKLLNTVSELRTYRSSLSGSVGFVPTMGFLHEGHLSLVRRSTSDCDHSIVSIFVNPTQFGPNEDFNSYPRDIDRDLAMLEAAGADAVFLPAAEEMYPPGADTFVVPGKIAERLEGAVRPGHFKGVATIVLKLFNLVRAQKAYFGQKDAQQVAVLRKMVADLNVPVELLVMPIVRESDGLAMSSRNTYLNEDERQAATILYQSLKMAESLIESGEKHAETVKQKMAEFISNEKLACTDYISISDGDSLAEQTIITRPALISLAVRFGRTRLIDNLILV from the coding sequence ATGAAGCTGCTTAACACAGTCTCCGAACTTCGAACGTACAGGAGTAGCCTTTCCGGTTCCGTCGGCTTCGTTCCGACAATGGGTTTTCTTCACGAAGGGCATCTTTCTCTGGTGCGTCGATCAACATCGGATTGCGATCATTCCATTGTCAGCATCTTCGTAAACCCCACCCAGTTCGGTCCAAATGAAGACTTCAATTCGTATCCCCGAGACATCGATCGAGACCTAGCGATGCTGGAAGCTGCCGGCGCTGATGCCGTGTTTCTCCCCGCTGCCGAAGAAATGTACCCACCTGGCGCAGATACGTTTGTCGTTCCCGGCAAAATCGCCGAAAGACTTGAAGGCGCTGTCCGCCCCGGCCACTTCAAAGGTGTGGCCACGATTGTTCTAAAACTCTTCAACCTTGTTCGAGCCCAGAAGGCATACTTTGGGCAGAAGGATGCCCAACAGGTAGCAGTTTTGAGAAAAATGGTGGCTGACCTGAATGTCCCGGTTGAACTGCTCGTGATGCCCATCGTCCGGGAAAGCGACGGACTGGCAATGAGCAGCCGGAATACCTACCTTAACGAGGATGAACGACAGGCCGCGACAATATTGTATCAATCACTGAAGATGGCTGAAAGCCTCATCGAAAGCGGCGAAAAACACGCCGAAACAGTTAAACAGAAAATGGCGGAATTTATCTCGAACGAGAAACTTGCCTGTACTGATTATATCAGTATTTCCGACGGAGATAGCCTGGCAGAGCAGACTATAATTACAAGACCGGCTTTGATCTCGCTCGCCGTGAGGTTTGGACGGACTCGGCTGATAGATAATCTGATATTGGTGTAA
- a CDS encoding pseudouridine synthase produces the protein MKTLRDKRLGSRRDLAEAIKAGRVKVNDVIAESFSLPLKPADSITFDDKPIERAKTQQVYLALNKPLDVISTTEDKHGRRTVIDLLPEDYKHFQLFPVGRLDEDTTGLILLTNDGDLAYRLTHPKFEVEKEYLVAVDGALNVTQVDQLQKGIELDDGMSAPAKLKPVLLAPYNYRIIIHEGRKRIVRRLFAAVGHQVRLLKRIRIGKLKLENLKEGETRRLTHAEVREL, from the coding sequence TTGAAAACGCTGAGGGATAAGCGGCTGGGTTCACGCCGGGACCTAGCGGAGGCGATCAAGGCGGGGCGAGTCAAAGTGAACGACGTCATCGCCGAGAGTTTCAGCCTGCCGCTTAAACCGGCTGATAGCATCACTTTTGACGACAAGCCTATCGAACGCGCCAAGACGCAACAAGTTTACCTTGCCTTGAACAAGCCGCTGGATGTGATCTCGACCACCGAAGACAAACACGGCCGCCGAACGGTCATAGATCTTCTACCGGAGGATTACAAGCATTTCCAGCTTTTCCCCGTCGGCCGGCTGGATGAGGACACAACGGGGCTGATATTGCTGACCAACGACGGTGACCTGGCTTATCGGCTGACACATCCGAAATTCGAGGTTGAAAAAGAATACCTGGTGGCGGTGGACGGCGCTTTGAACGTGACGCAGGTCGACCAATTACAAAAAGGCATCGAACTCGATGACGGCATGTCGGCGCCGGCAAAACTGAAGCCGGTTCTCCTGGCGCCGTACAACTACCGAATCATAATACACGAGGGGCGAAAACGGATCGTCCGGAGGCTGTTCGCGGCGGTGGGGCACCAGGTACGACTCCTGAAGCGCATACGCATCGGCAAGCTTAAACTGGAGAACCTGAAAGAGGGCGAGACCAGAAGATTGACCCACGCAGAGGTTCGGGAACTTTAA
- the hpt gene encoding hypoxanthine phosphoribosyltransferase has translation MAVTPPYELKLLYSREQIAAVVTDLSARISRDFEGRDLLVIGVLKGSFIFLSDLVRELSIPVEIDFIGTSSYGNATTSSGHIRITAEPTSSLAGRHILIVEDIVDTGLCIEAIVEYLSKRDPASVSVCTLMNKPARHQVPVEIAYTGFTIPDKFVVGYGLDFSQRYRHLPEIFTLEEKTDAGQLASDD, from the coding sequence GTGGCCGTGACACCCCCTTATGAGTTGAAACTGCTGTATTCCCGGGAACAGATCGCCGCTGTTGTGACTGATCTGTCGGCTCGAATTTCGCGTGATTTCGAAGGCAGAGACCTCTTGGTCATCGGCGTGCTGAAGGGGTCGTTCATCTTCTTGTCCGATCTCGTTAGGGAGTTGAGTATTCCCGTTGAAATCGATTTTATCGGTACCTCAAGTTACGGCAACGCCACAACAAGTTCCGGTCATATCAGGATAACCGCGGAGCCCACCTCTTCTCTGGCCGGCCGCCATATCTTGATCGTCGAAGATATTGTCGATACGGGCCTGTGTATCGAAGCCATCGTGGAATATCTGTCCAAACGGGATCCTGCCTCGGTCAGTGTTTGTACTCTCATGAATAAGCCTGCCAGGCACCAGGTGCCGGTTGAGATCGCTTATACCGGCTTCACCATCCCGGACAAATTCGTTGTCGGTTACGGCCTTGATTTTTCCCAGCGTTACCGCCATTTGCCTGAGATATTCACCCTGGAGGAAAAGACCGATGCCGGACAACTTGCTTCGGACGATTAA
- the surE gene encoding 5'/3'-nucleotidase SurE has product MKILISNDDGIHSAGLWVLANHLRTVGSVTIVAPDREQSATGTSLTLRHPLRVSKVASQLEGVECWATEGLPGDAVILGLEHVLEKPVDLVVSGINNGPNVGDDVLISGTVGAVLQAYLRNVPAIAVSTFNIESTNHETPARLAAIIAKDIADGKLSGDIFLNINTPDIPLDNIKGIRLCHLAHKTHIDTVKEGHDGRREFYWLVRRKLDLEAADGTDIKAIERDCISVTELHVDLFRTAPISNLETLCQEWFKKLESPK; this is encoded by the coding sequence GTGAAAATCCTTATTTCCAACGACGACGGTATTCACTCCGCAGGACTTTGGGTCCTGGCTAATCATTTGAGAACGGTGGGTTCGGTCACAATTGTGGCGCCTGACCGGGAACAGAGCGCGACAGGAACGTCACTCACCCTCCGGCACCCGTTGCGTGTCAGCAAAGTGGCTTCTCAACTCGAAGGCGTCGAATGCTGGGCTACGGAGGGCTTGCCTGGCGATGCTGTAATTCTAGGGTTGGAACATGTCCTGGAAAAACCAGTTGACCTTGTGGTGTCAGGAATTAACAACGGGCCAAATGTTGGCGACGACGTCCTGATTTCCGGCACCGTCGGGGCGGTGCTGCAAGCCTACCTCAGGAATGTCCCGGCAATCGCCGTTTCAACATTCAATATTGAATCTACCAACCACGAGACGCCCGCGAGATTGGCCGCCATCATTGCGAAAGATATCGCGGACGGTAAATTGTCGGGAGATATCTTCCTGAATATCAACACCCCTGATATTCCACTCGACAATATCAAGGGTATCCGGCTTTGTCACCTGGCGCATAAAACCCATATCGACACTGTCAAGGAAGGCCATGACGGCAGGCGCGAGTTTTATTGGTTAGTGCGGCGAAAGCTAGACCTTGAGGCTGCCGACGGGACCGACATCAAGGCAATCGAGCGGGACTGTATATCGGTAACCGAACTACATGTCGATTTATTCCGTACAGCCCCAATTTCCAACCTGGAAACGCTCTGCCAGGAATGGTTCAAAAAACTAGAATCACCCAAATAG
- the panD gene encoding aspartate 1-decarboxylase, translated as MRTMLKSKLHRARVTRCNLDYEGSITIDRDLMKAADILPFEQVQVLDLNNGARFATYTIEGEPGSGEIGLNGAAARCACKGDTVIILTYDQVAEEQLSSHMPKLVYVDENNRIVDVKHALGAISF; from the coding sequence ATGAGAACGATGCTCAAAAGCAAACTTCACCGCGCACGGGTCACCCGCTGCAATCTGGATTACGAAGGAAGTATTACTATCGACAGGGACCTCATGAAAGCCGCAGATATCCTGCCTTTCGAGCAGGTACAGGTCTTGGATCTGAACAACGGAGCCCGATTCGCAACTTACACCATCGAGGGCGAGCCAGGCAGCGGCGAGATCGGTCTTAATGGAGCTGCCGCCCGGTGCGCCTGCAAAGGTGATACCGTCATCATTTTGACCTACGATCAGGTAGCCGAGGAACAGCTCTCCAGCCACATGCCGAAGCTCGTTTATGTTGATGAGAATAATCGGATCGTCGACGTCAAACACGCCCTTGGCGCCATCTCATTCTAG
- a CDS encoding Rossmann-like and DUF2520 domain-containing protein, producing the protein MADNGLRIGFIGAGKVGNTLAMALVKAGYSVNAVTSNDVSSAYKMADKLPSAVVFDSPEEMGSACDLIFITTPDSVISEIAASIPFHPGLMICHTAAAVAVSALDGLKKSGALTGVFHPLQAIGSKNAEILPGITFAIEADEPLLTILRQMAVRLDGRTIALKENDRVLYHASAIFASNYLVTLVSLAAELWQGFGTSEQAVRALMPLMRGTLDNVEQIGIPECLTGPVARGDIDSIKLHLEALVEHAPTVLDVYRILGLHTVPIALAKGGIDREKADRLLQILEKKQ; encoded by the coding sequence ATGGCAGACAACGGCTTGAGGATCGGTTTCATCGGGGCGGGAAAAGTCGGCAACACCCTGGCTATGGCCCTGGTTAAGGCGGGGTATTCGGTAAATGCCGTCACCAGCAACGATGTTTCCTCGGCGTACAAAATGGCCGATAAGTTGCCTTCGGCGGTCGTCTTCGACAGCCCGGAGGAAATGGGCAGCGCCTGCGATCTTATTTTCATAACCACTCCGGACTCCGTAATCAGCGAAATTGCTGCTTCTATTCCCTTTCATCCCGGCCTGATGATCTGCCATACCGCCGCTGCGGTAGCTGTTTCAGCCCTCGATGGACTGAAGAAAAGCGGAGCGCTGACGGGTGTTTTCCATCCGTTACAGGCGATCGGGTCAAAAAACGCTGAAATTTTGCCTGGAATCACGTTCGCCATCGAAGCCGATGAACCATTATTAACCATACTCCGACAAATGGCGGTAAGGTTGGATGGGCGTACCATTGCACTGAAAGAAAATGACCGGGTTCTATATCACGCCTCGGCTATATTCGCGTCCAACTACCTCGTAACCCTGGTGAGCCTTGCTGCCGAATTATGGCAGGGTTTCGGGACCAGCGAACAGGCGGTGCGGGCGTTGATGCCGCTTATGAGGGGCACCCTGGACAACGTCGAACAAATCGGTATTCCGGAATGCCTGACAGGTCCCGTCGCCCGCGGAGATATTGACTCAATCAAACTTCACCTCGAGGCGCTGGTTGAGCACGCCCCCACCGTTCTTGATGTCTACCGCATCCTCGGGCTTCATACTGTACCGATCGCGCTGGCAAAGGGCGGTATTGATAGGGAAAAAGCCGATCGACTATTACAAATCCTGGAGAAGAAACAATGA
- a CDS encoding ABC transporter permease: MTAFNKLLIANFKMFLRDRTALFFTFAFPLIFIALFGMVFGGNNSVNYKVGLVQEDTSVTGQHMADALKQIPIFTVSEYAFDASLDALKKGDISAVVVIPAGIDATIGSGNAADITLFHDPSQTATAQVILPVMQQFVDQFNRQITQAPVAVTLAEKSILSTNLRFIDFFVPGILGMSIMQSGLFGVLPLIEWREKKVLKRLGVTPLSRSTVVTSQLVFRLGIVVLQSAVILVVAKFAYHVPILGNWVLLLGLIILGTLLFVALGYVVGARVKTVEGANPIVQLISFPMMFLSGVFWPVDIMPAFIRPVVTALPLTYLGDGLRQVMVKSTPLYPLGIDILVMAGWLAVCMLVTVKLFKWE, from the coding sequence ATGACCGCTTTCAATAAATTGTTGATAGCCAACTTTAAAATGTTCCTGAGAGACAGGACCGCTCTATTTTTTACTTTCGCCTTCCCTCTAATCTTCATCGCACTCTTCGGCATGGTATTCGGTGGAAACAACTCGGTAAATTACAAAGTCGGCCTGGTGCAGGAAGACACGTCGGTCACAGGTCAGCACATGGCCGACGCCCTGAAACAAATCCCCATATTTACCGTTTCCGAGTACGCTTTTGACGCCTCACTCGACGCATTGAAAAAGGGCGATATTTCGGCGGTGGTGGTGATCCCCGCGGGTATCGATGCCACCATCGGGAGCGGAAACGCCGCGGATATTACTCTGTTCCACGACCCATCGCAAACCGCTACAGCCCAGGTTATCCTCCCGGTGATGCAGCAATTTGTCGACCAGTTCAACCGGCAGATAACGCAGGCGCCGGTTGCCGTTACCCTGGCTGAAAAATCGATCCTTTCCACCAACCTGCGGTTCATTGACTTCTTCGTGCCGGGCATTCTGGGTATGTCCATCATGCAAAGCGGCCTGTTCGGAGTTCTGCCTTTGATCGAATGGCGGGAGAAAAAGGTCCTCAAGCGACTGGGAGTAACGCCGCTTTCCCGGAGTACGGTCGTCACCAGTCAACTGGTTTTCCGCCTCGGAATTGTGGTTCTGCAGTCGGCGGTTATTTTGGTGGTGGCTAAATTCGCATATCATGTGCCGATCCTCGGCAACTGGGTGTTGCTCCTCGGTCTGATCATACTCGGCACCCTGCTCTTTGTGGCCCTGGGTTATGTCGTGGGAGCGCGGGTCAAGACCGTCGAAGGCGCCAATCCCATCGTCCAGTTGATTTCATTCCCGATGATGTTCTTGTCCGGTGTGTTCTGGCCGGTTGACATCATGCCTGCATTTATCCGCCCGGTGGTCACAGCACTACCCCTCACCTACCTTGGCGACGGTTTGAGACAGGTGATGGTCAAATCCACGCCGCTGTACCCTCTTGGCATCGACATACTGGTAATGGCCGGATGGCTGGCGGTGTGCATGCTGGTGACTGTGAAACTGTTTAAATGGGAATAA
- a CDS encoding ABC transporter ATP-binding protein, with the protein MVIKVENLVKVYGPIRAVDGISFEVNKGEVFGMLGPNGAGKTTTVEIIEGLRTQDSGKVTVLGLDSQKATKEIKQRIGAQLQTPSLMPSLTVEELLEVFAGFYDKSLPTEELLEIVSLKESRRVLVKNLSGGQLQRLSVAMALVNDPEITFLDEPTTGLDPQVRRSMWQVIEDMKAKGKTVFLTTHYMEEAERLCDRIAIVDHGKIIALDTPRGLINSNFKEQAIQFELDPRPSDDILLSFPGATSVATDLNEVVVYTKDVPATMSAAIKYAEMNCSPPQLKDLRVRQASLEDVFLKLTGRKIRE; encoded by the coding sequence GTGGTTATCAAGGTTGAAAACCTGGTCAAGGTCTACGGACCTATTCGAGCGGTCGACGGCATCAGCTTTGAAGTGAATAAGGGCGAAGTCTTCGGCATGCTGGGACCCAACGGCGCCGGTAAGACCACGACCGTAGAAATCATCGAAGGTCTGCGTACCCAGGACTCAGGGAAAGTTACCGTTCTTGGACTGGACTCACAAAAAGCCACCAAAGAGATCAAACAGCGGATCGGGGCTCAACTGCAGACTCCTTCCCTCATGCCTTCTTTGACCGTTGAAGAATTGCTCGAAGTATTCGCAGGATTTTACGATAAATCCCTGCCGACCGAAGAACTTCTGGAAATCGTTTCGCTGAAAGAAAGTAGACGTGTGCTAGTCAAAAATCTCTCCGGTGGACAGCTACAGCGTCTCTCGGTTGCTATGGCGCTGGTCAATGACCCCGAGATCACCTTCCTGGACGAACCCACCACAGGCCTCGATCCCCAGGTGCGGCGGAGCATGTGGCAGGTTATCGAGGACATGAAAGCCAAAGGCAAAACGGTTTTCTTGACCACCCACTATATGGAAGAGGCTGAACGCCTTTGCGACCGAATTGCCATCGTCGACCACGGCAAGATCATCGCCCTCGATACGCCGCGAGGCCTGATCAATTCCAATTTCAAAGAACAGGCAATCCAATTCGAACTTGATCCCAGGCCTTCCGACGATATACTGCTATCGTTTCCCGGCGCCACAAGCGTCGCGACCGACCTGAACGAGGTTGTTGTGTACACCAAGGACGTCCCGGCAACCATGTCCGCGGCCATCAAGTACGCCGAAATGAATTGCAGCCCGCCCCAACTCAAAGACCTCCGTGTCCGCCAGGCTTCGCTCGAGGATGTGTTCCTGAAACTGACCGGCAGAAAGATCAGAGAATGA
- the queA gene encoding tRNA preQ1(34) S-adenosylmethionine ribosyltransferase-isomerase QueA: MKTSDFDYELPPELIAQTPAEPRDASRLLVLDRKGGKIEHRRFFDIIGYLHPGDALVFNDSRVIPARLFGLKKSTGARVEALLLLRRGFGEWQALLKPAQRLGVGAIVDLYDRSGSPSGQTLEVLSKSEDGTAVVRLSDENRLTELGILALPPYIHHQLSESEAERYQTVYSRIAGSVAAPTAGLHFTPELLKAIESKGVRLLFVTLNIGLDTFRPVKEEDPALHPIHREYAVLSAETAEAINQVKASGGRVFGVGTSAVRTLEWAAKNQGLPLKPFEGWVELFILPGFKFQVIDNLITNFHLPRGTPLMLAAAFAGWETLKQGYRNAVDERYRFYSFGDSMLIL, translated from the coding sequence TTGAAAACTTCAGATTTTGACTACGAGCTGCCACCCGAGCTGATTGCCCAAACCCCCGCAGAACCCCGGGATGCGTCGCGGTTGCTGGTTCTTGACCGGAAGGGTGGGAAAATCGAACACCGGCGGTTCTTCGACATAATCGGTTACCTCCACCCGGGCGACGCTCTAGTCTTCAATGACTCCAGGGTGATTCCTGCCCGGTTATTCGGGTTGAAAAAGAGTACCGGCGCTCGGGTTGAAGCCTTGCTCCTGCTTCGCCGCGGCTTCGGCGAATGGCAGGCGCTTCTCAAACCAGCTCAGCGTCTCGGAGTTGGGGCTATTGTCGATCTTTACGACCGGTCAGGAAGTCCAAGCGGGCAGACACTCGAAGTTCTGTCAAAATCAGAAGATGGAACCGCGGTTGTCCGTTTGTCCGACGAAAATCGCCTTACCGAACTTGGTATCCTCGCTCTGCCGCCATATATTCACCATCAACTTTCCGAATCTGAGGCCGAACGCTACCAAACCGTTTACAGCCGGATAGCCGGCAGTGTTGCCGCGCCTACCGCCGGGCTTCATTTCACCCCGGAACTACTGAAAGCCATTGAAAGCAAAGGGGTGCGGCTGCTGTTTGTGACGCTTAACATCGGGCTCGACACCTTCAGGCCGGTAAAAGAAGAAGACCCGGCGCTTCATCCCATCCATCGTGAATATGCCGTGCTTTCTGCTGAAACCGCCGAAGCGATAAATCAGGTTAAGGCATCCGGGGGCAGGGTTTTTGGTGTTGGTACATCCGCGGTAAGAACCCTTGAATGGGCAGCGAAAAACCAGGGATTGCCGCTGAAGCCTTTCGAGGGTTGGGTTGAATTGTTTATCCTGCCCGGCTTCAAGTTCCAGGTCATTGATAATTTGATCACAAATTTCCACCTGCCCCGCGGCACTCCCCTTATGCTCGCAGCCGCCTTTGCCGGATGGGAGACGTTAAAACAAGGCTACCGAAACGCGGTCGATGAGAGATATCGCTTCTACAGCTTCGGGGACAGCATGCTCATTCTTTGA